The following proteins are co-located in the Candidatus Methylomirabilis sp. genome:
- a CDS encoding alpha/beta hydrolase has protein sequence MLIRIGDLDTHFTVWGEGSPVVLLHGWGTSAESLGAVAKALEDRFRVYALDLPGFGWTPSAATVWGTWEYASYVEAFMDRVNISVATLVGHSFGGRIALALAARWPKRVRNLILVASAGIRPRRGPVYRVKVGAAKLAKRFFSLPMWGRMGERVVAKIYQRVGSRDYRAAGPLRATLIKVVGEDLRSILPSIRVPTLIIWGDRDQEVPFSSMEIMARGIQGSRLEVLEGAGHFPFVDRPDRFGRLVREFLCQDSR, from the coding sequence GTGCTGATTCGTATCGGTGATCTGGATACCCATTTTACCGTGTGGGGGGAAGGCAGTCCGGTGGTGCTCCTTCATGGGTGGGGTACCTCAGCCGAGTCCTTGGGCGCAGTTGCCAAGGCTCTGGAGGATCGATTTCGGGTATACGCCCTTGATCTGCCCGGTTTTGGCTGGACTCCATCTGCGGCCACGGTGTGGGGGACATGGGAGTATGCCTCCTATGTCGAAGCGTTTATGGATCGTGTCAATATCTCCGTGGCCACCCTAGTCGGCCATTCATTTGGAGGCCGAATCGCGCTCGCCTTGGCTGCTCGGTGGCCCAAGAGGGTGAGAAATCTTATCCTTGTGGCCAGCGCGGGGATCCGCCCGAGACGAGGGCCTGTGTATCGCGTGAAGGTTGGAGCTGCCAAACTGGCGAAGCGGTTCTTTTCATTGCCTATGTGGGGTAGGATGGGCGAGCGAGTTGTGGCCAAGATCTATCAACGGGTAGGGTCACGTGACTACCGGGCTGCCGGACCATTGCGTGCCACGCTGATCAAGGTCGTGGGCGAAGACCTCCGATCGATCTTGCCGTCTATTCGCGTGCCTACCCTGATTATCTGGGGAGACAGGGATCAGGAGGTGCCGTTCTCCTCGATGGAGATTATGGCGCGTGGGATACAGGGTTCGCGGCTGGAGGTGCTCGAAGGGGCCGGCCATTTCCCGTTTGTCGACAGACCA
- a CDS encoding UDP-N-acetylmuramoyl-L-alanyl-D-glutamate--2,6-diaminopimelate ligase, with protein sequence MHLSALINGSEHQLLRGSVDLEIHEIRYDSRQVRPGDLFVCISGFRRDGHDFLQAAWAAGAVAALVERSDLPEQALRGGTVVKVANARQSLAMVACRFYDHPSRKLTMVGVTGTNGKTTITYLVESVLRRAGHQVGLIGTIGYHCNGVEIEAARTTPESCDLQALLKRMGHLGADSVVMEVSSHALALHRVDGCEFDVAVFTNLTQDHLDFHGTMEAYRNAKLSLFEGLGIGSTKTIEKAAVINLDDPVANLFLEATHVRRYTYSVQQPADLSATDIGIGPDGIRCRLQTPWGATAIRSPLLGSYNLSNILAAAATGLHLGVDLSTVAEGIAALHHVPGRCERVDEGQEFSVMVDYAHTPDALRRVLRMARQCCSGRLIVLFGCGGDRDRGKRAIMGEAALQLADFTVITSDNPRSEDPRQITEEIEIGAKKVWGQGKGYVTILDRGMAIREALSLAGRGDMVVIAGKGHETYQMLRDRTIPFDDRQVAREALHELGFCRS encoded by the coding sequence GTGCATCTTTCCGCCTTAATTAACGGGAGCGAGCACCAGCTCCTCCGCGGGTCCGTCGATCTGGAGATCCATGAGATCCGCTACGATTCCAGACAGGTAAGGCCTGGGGATCTATTTGTCTGCATCAGCGGGTTTAGGCGGGATGGCCACGACTTCCTCCAGGCCGCCTGGGCAGCGGGAGCCGTTGCAGCCCTGGTGGAGCGCAGCGACCTGCCGGAGCAGGCGCTGCGGGGTGGGACGGTGGTGAAGGTGGCTAATGCCAGGCAGAGCCTTGCCATGGTCGCGTGTCGATTCTACGATCATCCTTCGCGCAAGCTCACCATGGTGGGTGTGACAGGGACCAACGGCAAGACCACCATCACCTACCTAGTCGAGTCGGTGCTGCGACGCGCGGGACATCAGGTCGGACTGATCGGCACGATCGGGTACCACTGCAATGGGGTGGAGATAGAGGCCGCGCGGACAACGCCGGAGTCCTGCGATCTGCAAGCGCTCCTCAAACGGATGGGGCATCTGGGCGCTGACAGCGTCGTCATGGAGGTTTCGTCTCACGCCTTGGCCCTGCATCGCGTGGATGGCTGCGAGTTTGACGTAGCTGTGTTCACGAATCTGACACAGGACCATCTGGACTTTCATGGCACCATGGAGGCGTACCGGAACGCAAAGCTGTCCCTGTTTGAGGGACTGGGCATTGGATCAACAAAAACGATCGAGAAGGCGGCGGTGATTAATCTGGATGATCCCGTTGCGAACCTCTTTCTTGAGGCGACGCATGTGAGACGCTACACCTACAGCGTGCAGCAGCCGGCGGATCTGTCGGCTACTGATATCGGTATAGGGCCGGATGGCATTCGGTGCCGACTGCAGACCCCGTGGGGAGCGACGGCGATTCGCTCCCCATTACTGGGGAGCTACAATCTGTCCAATATCCTGGCGGCTGCCGCCACAGGATTACATCTAGGCGTGGATCTGTCGACGGTGGCAGAGGGGATCGCAGCGCTCCACCACGTCCCGGGTCGGTGTGAGCGGGTAGACGAGGGACAGGAGTTCAGCGTGATGGTTGACTATGCGCATACTCCTGACGCCCTGCGACGTGTCCTCCGTATGGCACGGCAGTGCTGTTCGGGCCGCTTGATCGTCCTGTTCGGGTGCGGCGGAGATCGGGATCGGGGCAAGCGCGCGATTATGGGAGAAGCGGCTCTGCAGTTGGCCGACTTCACCGTGATCACCTCCGACAATCCTCGCAGCGAGGATCCTCGCCAGATCACCGAGGAGATCGAGATCGGGGCGAAAAAGGTATGGGGTCAGGGTAAGGGCTATGTTACAATTTTAGATCGAGGGATGGCTATTCGCGAGGCCCTCTCGCTGGCGGGACGAGGTGATATGGTGGTGATCGCGGGGAAGGGGCATGAGACCTATCAGATGCTTCGCGATCGCACGATCCCTTTTGACGATCGACAGGTGGCGCGAGAGGCGCTTCACGAGTTGGGGTTCTGTCGTTCTTAA
- a CDS encoding penicillin-binding protein 2, with protein MQRRIRERSTKKGETAPAPAKRGLLRRRVIVLFCSLAVALTVISGQLFSLQVYQYPKLVEAAKRQFWRRVPSASRRGTIYDRNGRELAISLATSSIFARPSLVEDPEGTAAALSAALGIPVGQILERLQTEKSFVWIKRSVSSEEAEAVSRLMLKGIESDAESKRFYPKQQQAAHLLGFVGTDDRGLEGLELQYDAYLAGKRKWIVRQQDAKRRPIFREEAGDTQGADLYLTIDEVIQYVTERELEAAVTQSGALSGSAIVMDPFSGEILALANYPTFDPNAYAEARAFARRNRAVADYYEPGSAFKVIVGAGALEEKFVRPEDRFNGEGGAIEVGGVTIRDHERFESLTFAEVLAHSSNVGAIKVGMRLGKSLYYNYISGFGFGNLTEIDLPGETPGMIRRPKEWSALSLASLSIGQEISVSPLQMLVAMSAIANGGNLVRPYVAKSIVAADGKVIRENAPMQVRRVISEATARTLASILKGVVTEGTGKAAAVEGFEVAGKTGTSQKLDPTTRRYSRHKVVASFVGFVPVEQPRLAIIVAIDEPSILRWGGSIAAPTFREIARESLKHLRITPGTQEQPRLVEGIRSASFRLN; from the coding sequence ATGCAGCGTCGTATTCGTGAGCGATCGACCAAAAAAGGAGAAACCGCGCCCGCGCCGGCAAAGCGCGGTCTGTTGCGACGTCGTGTCATCGTCCTGTTCTGCTCGCTTGCCGTAGCCCTCACTGTCATTTCCGGCCAACTCTTTTCTCTCCAGGTGTATCAATATCCGAAGCTGGTAGAGGCCGCCAAGAGGCAATTCTGGCGACGGGTTCCATCGGCCTCCCGGCGCGGAACGATTTACGATCGCAATGGTCGGGAACTGGCCATCAGCCTCGCGACTTCCTCAATCTTCGCCCGACCGTCTCTTGTGGAGGACCCGGAGGGTACCGCCGCAGCCCTATCTGCCGCGCTCGGCATACCTGTCGGGCAGATCCTTGAGCGATTGCAGACAGAAAAGTCGTTTGTCTGGATCAAGCGATCAGTCTCCTCGGAGGAGGCGGAGGCTGTCTCGCGCCTCATGCTGAAGGGGATCGAATCTGATGCAGAAAGTAAGCGATTTTATCCAAAGCAGCAACAGGCGGCCCACCTGTTGGGATTTGTCGGAACAGACGATCGTGGACTGGAAGGACTTGAACTGCAGTACGATGCCTACCTGGCCGGCAAGCGTAAGTGGATTGTGCGACAACAGGATGCCAAGCGTCGGCCGATTTTCAGAGAGGAAGCAGGTGATACACAGGGTGCAGATCTCTACCTGACGATTGATGAGGTGATCCAATACGTTACTGAGCGGGAGTTGGAAGCTGCGGTGACCCAATCCGGCGCCCTCAGCGGCAGCGCTATTGTGATGGATCCTTTCAGCGGCGAGATCCTGGCGCTTGCCAACTACCCCACGTTCGATCCCAATGCATATGCCGAGGCGCGAGCTTTCGCCCGTCGGAATCGGGCGGTGGCTGATTACTACGAGCCGGGATCGGCCTTTAAGGTTATCGTGGGCGCCGGCGCCCTGGAGGAGAAGTTCGTACGGCCCGAAGATCGGTTCAACGGCGAGGGCGGCGCCATTGAGGTGGGTGGGGTTACCATTCGGGATCATGAGCGGTTTGAGAGCCTCACGTTCGCTGAGGTACTGGCCCACTCCAGCAATGTGGGGGCCATCAAGGTCGGCATGCGGCTTGGGAAGAGCCTCTATTATAATTATATCAGCGGATTCGGGTTCGGAAATCTCACTGAGATCGATCTGCCCGGAGAAACGCCCGGCATGATCCGACGCCCGAAGGAGTGGTCCGCCCTCTCGCTCGCTTCGCTCTCCATCGGGCAGGAGATCTCCGTGAGTCCGCTGCAGATGTTGGTGGCGATGAGCGCGATTGCGAACGGCGGCAACCTGGTTCGTCCATACGTCGCAAAGTCAATCGTTGCGGCGGACGGCAAAGTCATTCGCGAGAACGCGCCAATGCAGGTCAGGCGAGTCATCTCCGAGGCCACGGCGAGAACCCTCGCATCCATCCTCAAGGGGGTAGTGACGGAAGGGACGGGGAAGGCTGCGGCCGTGGAGGGATTCGAGGTCGCCGGGAAGACCGGGACTTCTCAGAAGCTGGATCCGACCACTCGCCGTTACTCGCGGCATAAGGTGGTGGCGTCATTTGTCGGGTTCGTTCCAGTCGAGCAACCTCGACTGGCCATCATCGTAGCTATCGACGAGCCGAGCATACTCCGTTGGGGTGGATCGATTGCGGCGCCGACGTTCCGGGAGATCGCGCGTGAGTCGCTGAAGCATCTCAGGATTACCCCGGGCACCCAAGAGCAGCCCCGGTTGGTAGAAGGAATTCGCAGTGCATCTTTCCGCCTTAATTAA
- a CDS encoding response regulator, whose translation MNVQQLNDVRQKILVVDDDYIQRELLTDYLERVGFEVRTVPDGRAGLHALGECRFDLILTDYRMPAMTGLEMAACIRRSDAVTPIILITGDLYSLDPEDVAQAGITKVLPKPFQMNELLNKCLFTTVQNNG comes from the coding sequence GTGAACGTACAGCAGCTCAATGATGTAAGGCAAAAGATCCTTGTCGTGGACGATGATTATATACAGCGGGAGCTGTTAACAGACTATCTTGAGCGGGTAGGCTTCGAGGTGCGAACAGTGCCGGACGGTCGCGCCGGACTGCACGCTCTGGGCGAATGCCGCTTCGATCTCATTCTGACGGACTACCGAATGCCTGCAATGACCGGCCTCGAGATGGCTGCATGTATTCGCAGGTCCGATGCAGTAACTCCCATTATCCTGATCACGGGCGACCTCTATTCACTCGACCCGGAGGACGTAGCGCAGGCCGGGATTACAAAGGTACTGCCGAAGCCTTTTCAGATGAACGAGCTCTTGAATAAGTGTTTATTTACTACTGTCCAGAACAACGGGTAA
- a CDS encoding cell division protein FtsL gives MRGQSIAALTTVGRDRASSLLKPRVDQIRRFDLLPSLLLGSLVLLGVLCYVWQHIQVVRLGYQVEYLAGERAGLVRQQKELRLEVARLRSLRRVEEIAHRELGLTSPKPGQVIVVESLLPKTTGNDL, from the coding sequence ATGAGGGGACAAAGTATTGCCGCGTTGACGACGGTTGGACGAGACCGGGCAAGCAGTTTACTGAAACCGCGGGTTGATCAGATCCGAAGGTTCGATCTGCTCCCATCGCTGTTGCTGGGAAGCCTCGTTCTGCTCGGGGTCCTGTGTTACGTCTGGCAGCACATTCAGGTGGTTCGACTTGGGTACCAGGTAGAATACCTTGCGGGGGAGCGCGCCGGCCTCGTTCGACAGCAGAAAGAGCTGCGCCTGGAGGTAGCCCGACTCAGGTCGCTCCGTCGCGTAGAGGAGATTGCCCATCGTGAGCTTGGACTCACGAGTCCTAAGCCGGGTCAAGTGATCGTGGTTGAGTCGCTACTGCCCAAGACAACCGGCAACGATCTTTAG
- the rsmH gene encoding 16S rRNA (cytosine(1402)-N(4))-methyltransferase RsmH, with protein MAEDVTIEGRHLPVLLEEAVAILQPRAGGRYLDATVGLGGHAEALLTRSEPTGHLCGIDRDAEALAVAKSRLRQFGDRVELFQGDFAMLSAVAAENGWGPFDGILFDLGFSSFQLDDASRGFSFMKDGPLDMRMDRQGGGKSAADLLARLSERELARLLQEYGEERWARRIASRIVEERRKQPLTSTAQLVRLVAAVVPRRAWPRRIHVATRTFQALRIAVNDELTRLTHGLQDAIELLATGGRICIISFHSLEDRIVKETLRGWARSEPPRVHLLTKRPVVPTEREIEANPRARSAKLRAAERQ; from the coding sequence GTGGCAGAGGACGTAACCATCGAGGGCCGACATCTCCCGGTCCTGCTGGAGGAGGCAGTAGCCATCCTGCAACCGCGTGCTGGTGGTCGCTACCTGGATGCGACTGTGGGATTGGGAGGGCACGCGGAAGCTCTCCTGACGCGGAGCGAGCCGACGGGTCATCTGTGCGGGATCGATCGCGATGCCGAGGCTCTGGCCGTAGCCAAGAGTCGCCTCAGGCAGTTCGGGGATCGAGTCGAATTGTTCCAGGGTGACTTCGCCATGCTGAGTGCCGTTGCCGCTGAGAACGGGTGGGGCCCTTTCGATGGCATCCTATTTGATTTGGGCTTTTCATCCTTTCAACTGGATGATGCCTCCAGGGGATTCAGCTTTATGAAGGATGGGCCACTGGATATGCGGATGGATCGTCAGGGAGGCGGGAAGTCGGCGGCAGATCTGTTGGCCAGACTCTCGGAGCGCGAACTCGCGAGGCTCCTGCAAGAGTACGGCGAAGAGCGTTGGGCGAGGCGGATAGCGTCGCGAATTGTAGAAGAGCGGCGGAAGCAGCCGCTTACCTCCACCGCACAGCTCGTGCGCCTGGTGGCTGCGGTGGTGCCGAGGCGTGCTTGGCCTCGGCGGATCCATGTTGCGACACGAACCTTCCAGGCGTTACGCATTGCCGTGAACGATGAGCTGACCAGGCTTACACATGGCCTGCAGGATGCCATCGAACTACTTGCGACCGGAGGGAGGATTTGTATTATCAGCTTTCACTCGCTCGAGGATCGGATTGTAAAGGAAACGCTTCGTGGGTGGGCACGTTCGGAACCGCCGCGTGTCCATCTTCTGACCAAACGGCCGGTTGTCCCAACGGAGCGGGAGATCGAGGCCAATCCGCGTGCCCGCAGCGCAAAACTTCGGGCCGCAGAACGGCAATAG
- the mraZ gene encoding division/cell wall cluster transcriptional repressor MraZ produces the protein MFRGSFEHAIDDKGRLSIPARYREILKRRRERELILVDPLFDACIVAYPIKAWQQIEQNLLSHGNSDRKFREYARLISAHAVESTVDSQGRILIPPQLREKADLRRDVVIVGVLDKIEIWNRERWTSFCAQERDPEDYAGKLAELGIRV, from the coding sequence ATGTTCCGCGGAAGTTTCGAACACGCTATTGACGACAAGGGACGGCTCAGCATTCCGGCCAGATACCGCGAGATCCTTAAGCGGAGGCGAGAACGCGAGCTTATCCTCGTTGATCCTCTTTTTGACGCCTGCATCGTCGCCTACCCGATTAAAGCCTGGCAGCAGATCGAACAGAATCTCCTGAGTCATGGGAACTCGGACAGGAAGTTCCGGGAATACGCTCGTCTCATCTCAGCTCATGCGGTCGAGTCGACTGTTGACAGCCAGGGGCGAATCCTGATCCCTCCGCAACTTCGAGAAAAAGCGGATCTGCGCCGGGATGTCGTGATCGTTGGGGTGTTGGACAAGATCGAAATTTGGAATAGAGAGCGCTGGACGTCCTTTTGCGCGCAGGAGCGAGACCCTGAGGATTACGCGGGTAAGCTGGCGGAACTCGGAATCCGTGTGTAG
- the panC gene encoding pantoate--beta-alanine ligase — translation MRVIDEPPSVQRQCTSLRREGKTIGLVPTMGAFHEGHLSLMRSARAENDVVVVTIFVNPIQFGRGEDFDSYPRDLQGDLAQAERTGVDLVFTPSAEAIYPKGFQTYVDVIELTEGLCGASRPGHFRGVTTIVTKLFNLIRPHRAYFGQKDYQQSAVVRRLVDDLNLDLDIVLLPTVREADGLAMSSRNVRLTPPQRRAACVLHASLRLAEERVSVGERSAKAILDEIRAMIEAEPLARLDYVALCDPETLKPLDRIEGPTLLALAVRFGGTRLIDNSLIRLP, via the coding sequence ATGCGAGTTATTGATGAGCCGCCCTCGGTCCAACGCCAGTGTACGTCGCTTCGACGAGAAGGCAAGACGATTGGACTCGTGCCCACAATGGGCGCCTTTCACGAGGGACATCTGTCGCTCATGCGGAGCGCGCGCGCAGAAAACGATGTTGTCGTCGTGACCATCTTCGTCAATCCGATTCAGTTCGGACGGGGCGAGGATTTCGACAGCTATCCGCGAGACCTGCAGGGCGATCTGGCCCAGGCTGAGAGGACAGGGGTTGATCTGGTGTTCACGCCGTCCGCGGAGGCGATCTACCCGAAGGGCTTCCAGACGTACGTCGACGTGATCGAACTCACCGAGGGGTTGTGCGGCGCCTCCCGTCCGGGACACTTTCGTGGTGTGACCACGATCGTCACGAAGCTGTTCAATCTCATCAGGCCGCACCGGGCCTATTTTGGGCAGAAGGACTACCAGCAATCGGCGGTAGTTCGGCGTCTGGTAGACGACCTCAATCTGGACCTCGATATCGTCCTCTTACCGACGGTTCGAGAGGCCGACGGTCTCGCGATGAGCTCACGGAACGTTCGGTTGACGCCGCCGCAGCGACGGGCGGCATGTGTCCTCCATGCGTCCCTCAGGCTTGCGGAAGAGCGGGTCAGCGTCGGGGAGCGCAGCGCGAAGGCCATCCTCGACGAAATACGAGCAATGATCGAAGCCGAACCGCTGGCACGGCTCGATTATGTGGCCCTCTGTGATCCTGAGACACTGAAACCGCTCGACCGGATTGAAGGCCCCACGCTGTTGGCTCTCGCCGTACGGTTTGGCGGGACGCGCCTCATCGATAATAGCCTGATTAGGCTTCCCTGA
- the panB gene encoding 3-methyl-2-oxobutanoate hydroxymethyltransferase: MTSQTVRTVTLQEMKREGRKITMLTAYDYPMALLVDRAGIDLILVGDSGGMTVLGYETTIPVTMDEMLMMTKAVTRAVKRSMVIADMPFMSYEAEPADAVRNAGRFVKEGLAHAVKVERGWPSLPCVRAIVDAGIPVMGHVGLTPQTAVLQEGLKVQGRGLDAARRILEDALELEKAGAFAIVLEAIPGVLARVITKRLTVPTIGIGAGPDCDGQVLVIHDLLGLFDRFVPKFTKRYADLAAVITDAVGRFRQDVVECRFPDTEHTYSIDQETERALLKL; the protein is encoded by the coding sequence ATGACGAGTCAAACGGTCAGGACGGTCACCCTGCAGGAGATGAAGCGCGAAGGTCGGAAGATCACTATGCTGACGGCATATGACTACCCGATGGCGCTGCTTGTTGATCGTGCCGGGATCGATCTGATCCTGGTGGGTGACTCCGGGGGGATGACCGTCCTGGGGTACGAGACCACGATCCCGGTCACGATGGACGAGATGCTCATGATGACCAAGGCAGTTACCCGCGCTGTCAAACGATCCATGGTGATCGCTGACATGCCGTTCATGTCGTACGAGGCTGAGCCGGCCGATGCGGTCAGAAACGCCGGGCGGTTCGTGAAAGAGGGTCTGGCTCATGCCGTCAAGGTCGAGCGCGGTTGGCCCTCGCTACCATGTGTGAGGGCGATTGTGGACGCGGGGATTCCGGTCATGGGTCACGTCGGGCTTACACCACAAACGGCTGTGTTGCAGGAAGGGTTGAAGGTTCAGGGGAGAGGGCTCGATGCCGCCCGTCGCATCCTTGAGGATGCCCTGGAGCTTGAGAAGGCGGGGGCCTTCGCGATCGTGCTGGAGGCGATTCCAGGCGTACTCGCCAGGGTCATCACCAAACGGTTGACGGTTCCCACTATTGGGATCGGTGCCGGGCCAGACTGCGACGGTCAGGTCCTGGTCATCCATGACTTGCTTGGACTCTTCGATCGTTTCGTCCCGAAGTTCACGAAGCGGTACGCCGATCTGGCCGCGGTGATTACCGATGCGGTAGGCCGCTTTCGACAGGATGTCGTTGAATGCCGATTCCCGGACACCGAGCATACATACTCGATCGATCAGGAGACCGAAAGGGCATTGCTGAAGCTGTGA
- a CDS encoding deoxynucleoside kinase, whose amino-acid sequence MTGRAPKPRYIVVEGPIGVGKTSLAELLAERLQARKLLEGPDENPFIAQFYTDMRRYAFQAQLYFLLNRFRQQQELAQFDLFKQSLVSDYLFAKDKIFAYLTLDDNELALYERLQPLLETRVVKPDLVLYLQASTDVLIRRIQSRARASERELGRTYLEDVNAAYNHFFFHYSTTPLLVVNTNEIDFVKHKEDFEDLVRQVETVRAGTHYYVSLGSRK is encoded by the coding sequence GTGACAGGCCGTGCGCCTAAACCTCGTTATATCGTAGTCGAAGGCCCGATCGGCGTCGGCAAGACGAGCTTGGCCGAATTGCTGGCAGAGCGGCTGCAGGCCAGAAAGTTGTTGGAGGGTCCCGATGAGAACCCATTTATCGCTCAATTCTACACCGACATGCGTCGGTACGCCTTTCAGGCTCAGCTCTATTTCCTGTTGAACAGGTTCCGCCAGCAGCAGGAACTTGCCCAGTTCGATCTCTTCAAACAATCCCTGGTGAGCGACTATCTGTTTGCTAAGGATAAGATCTTTGCGTATCTGACGCTCGACGACAACGAACTGGCCCTCTACGAGCGGTTGCAGCCACTTCTGGAGACGCGTGTCGTCAAGCCCGACCTCGTTCTGTATCTGCAAGCCAGCACTGATGTTCTGATCCGGAGAATTCAGTCGCGGGCGAGGGCGTCCGAACGGGAACTGGGGCGGACCTACCTAGAGGATGTCAACGCAGCCTACAACCATTTTTTCTTCCACTACTCGACGACGCCGCTGCTGGTCGTCAATACCAACGAGATTGACTTCGTCAAGCATAAAGAGGATTTTGAAGACCTGGTCAGACAGGTCGAGACAGTGCGAGCGGGCACCCACTACTATGTGTCGCTTGGATCCCGCAAGTAG
- the folK gene encoding 2-amino-4-hydroxy-6-hydroxymethyldihydropteridine diphosphokinase has protein sequence MSDRAYIGIGSNLGDRIKHCQETIRVISEIAGVTAMRVSSFYETAPVPPASGNWFVNGVVSVQTTLKPGALLLELLRIERSMGRATERARGEDRSIDLDLLLVGSQIVDQPGLVLPHPRLHQRRFVLVPLCELDPDLCHPVLGVTMGQLLDHLDDPSLVRLLVPVIRSVE, from the coding sequence ATGAGCGATCGCGCGTATATCGGGATCGGATCCAACCTTGGAGACCGGATTAAGCACTGCCAGGAGACTATTAGGGTCATATCAGAAATTGCAGGGGTTACGGCCATGCGGGTCTCATCGTTTTATGAGACCGCACCGGTCCCTCCCGCCTCTGGCAACTGGTTTGTCAACGGCGTGGTCTCAGTACAGACGACGCTCAAGCCGGGAGCGTTGCTGCTCGAGCTGTTGCGGATCGAACGGAGTATGGGCCGCGCGACGGAGCGAGCGCGAGGCGAAGATCGGAGTATTGACCTCGACCTGTTGCTTGTGGGTTCACAGATCGTGGACCAGCCGGGTCTTGTCCTCCCCCACCCGCGACTGCATCAGCGACGTTTTGTCCTGGTTCCGCTCTGTGAACTTGATCCGGATCTTTGCCATCCGGTCTTGGGTGTGACCATGGGGCAGTTGCTCGATCATCTCGACGATCCGTCGCTTGTCCGGCTGCTGGTGCCGGTGATCAGGTCTGTAGAGTAA
- a CDS encoding LL-diaminopimelate aminotransferase, giving the protein MGAPFSVAQRLSKLPPYLFAEIDRLKQDAIRRGMDIINLGIGDPDLPTPPHIIRRMQEASADPRHHQYPSYEGMLSFRQAVADWYSKRFGVTLDPETEVLSLIGSKEGIGHIPLAFVDPGGIVLIPDPGYPVYQAGTVFAEGVPYFMPLTRERSFLPDLDAIPSEVLKKARIMFLNYPNNPTAAVAPRAFFAEAVDFARKHRLILCHDAAYSEMAYDGYLPESLLAVEGAKDVAIEYHSLSKTYNMTGWRIGFAVGCREVLSGLGRIKTNLDSGVFQAVQEAAIAALSGPQECVEAMRATYRERRDALVDGLSALGFAVEKPKATFYVWIGVPRGRTSASLASALLAETGIVMTPGTGFGRYGEGYIRAALTVDVSRIKEAVERIAASNLKPQ; this is encoded by the coding sequence ATGGGAGCACCCTTTAGCGTAGCACAGCGGCTGTCGAAGCTGCCGCCGTATCTCTTTGCGGAGATCGACCGCTTGAAGCAGGACGCGATCCGTCGCGGCATGGATATCATCAACCTGGGGATCGGCGACCCTGATCTGCCAACGCCGCCGCACATCATCAGGAGGATGCAGGAGGCCTCGGCCGACCCGCGGCACCACCAGTACCCTTCATATGAAGGGATGCTCAGCTTCCGGCAGGCGGTAGCTGACTGGTACAGCAAACGGTTCGGCGTGACGCTTGATCCGGAGACGGAGGTTCTGAGTCTCATCGGTTCAAAAGAGGGAATCGGCCACATCCCTCTGGCGTTTGTCGATCCGGGCGGCATCGTCCTGATCCCCGATCCCGGCTATCCGGTCTATCAGGCAGGAACCGTCTTCGCCGAAGGAGTGCCGTACTTCATGCCGCTCACGCGAGAACGGTCGTTCCTTCCTGACCTTGACGCGATCCCATCGGAGGTCCTGAAGAAGGCTCGGATCATGTTCCTGAACTACCCCAATAACCCGACGGCCGCTGTGGCGCCCAGGGCCTTTTTTGCTGAGGCGGTCGACTTTGCGCGTAAGCACCGGCTGATTCTCTGCCACGACGCGGCCTATTCCGAGATGGCGTATGATGGCTATCTTCCGGAGAGCCTGTTGGCAGTGGAGGGGGCGAAGGATGTGGCCATCGAGTACCATTCGCTTTCCAAGACGTACAACATGACCGGGTGGCGAATCGGTTTTGCAGTCGGGTGCCGTGAGGTGCTTTCGGGTCTTGGTCGAATCAAGACGAACCTGGACTCTGGGGTTTTCCAGGCGGTGCAGGAGGCGGCTATCGCGGCGCTCAGTGGCCCGCAGGAGTGCGTTGAGGCGATGCGGGCCACCTATAGAGAGCGACGCGATGCGCTCGTGGATGGCCTGTCGGCGCTCGGGTTTGCGGTGGAGAAGCCCAAAGCGACCTTCTACGTCTGGATTGGTGTGCCTCGGGGCCGTACCTCAGCCTCCCTTGCCTCCGCGCTCCTTGCTGAGACCGGCATCGTCATGACCCCAGGTACGGGGTTTGGCCGATACGGTGAAGGTTACATTCGAGCGGCCCTGACTGTCGATGTCTCCAGGATCAAGGAGGCAGTCGAGCGGATTGCCGCCTCGAATCTCAAGCCCCAATAG